The DNA window GACCTTCACCGTCACCGGCACGGACAACTGGGGCAACGTCACCGTCGAGACGGTGAACTACACGGTGCTGCCGTTCACCAACGACGACTTCGCCAATGCCCTCCCGATCAGTGGCTCGGGCAACCTGATAGCCATCAATGTCGGTGCCACGAAGGAGGCGGGTGAGCCGGCACATGCGGGGGACCCCGGCGGCGCGTCCGTGTGGTTCCGCTGGACCGCGCCGAGGGACGCTTTCCTCACGGTGCACACGTTGCTTTCGCCCTTCGACACGACGCTTGCGATCTACACGGGTCTCTCGGTCGACGCGTTGACCGAGGTTGCCTCCAACAACGACGCGGTCGGTCAGCAGAGCCGCGTGCGGGACGTGCCGGTCACGGAAGGACAGACCTACCACATCGTCGTCGACGGGGTCGGCGGCGCCACCGGCCAGATCGGCCTCGGTTGGGTCGAGTTCACCGGACCGACGTTCACGGAGATCACTCCGCAGACCGATCCGCTGTGGGTGACCGACCTGGCCCACGACTTCGTGCTGAATGCGGCGGCACCGGCCGACGTGGACGGCGACGGCGATCTCGACCTGGCGGTCATCGGTTACTTCGTCGAGTACAGCGTCGGCGTGGAGGAACGGCTCGTCGTCTTCATGAACGAAGGGCCGGATGTCGATGGCAACTGGTTCTTCACGACTCAGGAGGTACCGTTGAACGGTCTGTTCTCCAACGAGTCCGACCTCGCCTGGGGCGACTTCGACGGGGACGGGGATCCGGACCTGGCCGTGGGGGCGGAAGGCGCAACGGAGCTCTACCTCAACGACGCCGGCACCCTGGTGCCGATCGCGACGGATCTGCCCGGCTACCAGGAGGATTCGAATTACTCGAACGCCTACGACCTGCGCTCGCTCTCGTGGGCCGACTATGACAACGACGCGGACCTGGATCTCCTTATCCCGTCGATCTTCGACCCGGCCATCTCCGTCTTCAGGACGGCGCTGATGCGCAACGATGGGCCTGACGGCGCGGGCGGCTGGCTCTTCACGGAGGTGGCCTCGCAGCTCGACGGCACCGTCCACGCGCAGACCGCGTGGGCCGACCACGACGGCGACGGCGACCTCGATCTGTTCATGGCCAACATGGACAACCTCCTCGGCAACGGATTCGTGCGGACCTACCGTAACGACAACGGGGTCTTCACCAGCGCCGAGCCGCTCGGGAACCTCAGCATCACCTATGGAATGGGAGATTGGTCGGATTACGACGGCGACGGCGATCTCGACATCCTCGTCGTCGGACTCGTGCTGGACATCGACGGCCAGTACAAAACGCTGCTACGCATTTTCAAGAACGAGGCGGGAGTGTACCAACCCCACACGATCGTCTACTCGAGCTTCTTCCCGTGGCTCGACCTGTCCGCGGCGACCTGGGCCGACTACGACAACGACGGCGACGTCGACATCTTGCTGACCGGTCAGGTGATCGGCCCGGAGAACCTCGAAGGAAAGTCGGAAGTGTACGTCAACGATGGTGGCGAATTCGTCCCGCTGGCCCGCGAGCTGCCGGCACCGCTCGACTCGAGCGGCGACGGAGGCGCCTTCACGTGGTTCGACGTGGACGGCGACGGCGACCTGGACTACTTCGTCGCGGGTGCGTACTGGGTGCCGAACGGCAACAACCAGATCGAGCGTCAGATGCACCTGTATCGAAACGACTCGATCGAGCCGAACCAGCCCCCGTCCGCGCCGACCGGGTTGAACGCGGTTCAGGACGGGAACACCGTGACCGTGTCGTGGAACGTGGCCCAAGACGATGCAACGACGGCGCAGGCGATCACCTACGATCTGGAGGTGTATGCGCAGGCGCAGCCGACAACCGAGCACGGGCGTCTACCGGAGCCCGGCAGTATCAGCACCGCCACGAGCTGGTCGCTGCAGGGGTTGACACCGGGTACGTACACGTGGAAGGTGCGCGCAGTTGACTCGGCCTTCAACGGTAGCCTCACGGTTGAAAGTTCCTTCATCGTCGAAGACAACGCGGACGTCGATGGCGACGGTGTCTCCGCCGGAGGGGACAACTGCCCGTTGGTCTTCAACCCGAACCAAGCGGACGTGGATCTCGACGGCGTCGGTGACGCGTGCGACAACTGCCTCGCGAGCGCCAACCTCAATCAGATTGACGCGGACGGCGACGGTGTCGGCGACATCTGCGACTGCGCGCCATCCGATTCGGCGGGAGGACGTCCCGCGACGATTCACGGAGCGTTTGCCGAGGCGATGGCCGGCGGCGCAACGCTGTTCGGGTGGGATCCCGAGCCGCTCGCCGACCGTTACGATCTCGTGCGGGGGACGCTCTCCGATCCTGCGGTCAGGGTCTGCGCGACGAGTCAGGATCCCGATCCGACCGACACCGAGTACGTGGAGGTCGCGACACCGGCGGCCGGCGAAGGCTGGTTCTACCTGGTCAGCGGTGTGGACGATCAATGCGGCGACCGTGGTCCCTGGGGCGACGGCCGTGCCGACGACGTCTGCCCTTGATCCGCACCGATCCGCCACTCGATGTGAGTGGGCTGATCGGGCGGGCGGAGACGAACATCGGCGCACCGTGGGTCACGGCCGAGGTCTACGAACCTCTTTACGAACGCAGCCAACCGCGAATGGTTGACCAGCGTTCGACCCTCGGGAGGCCGGACGGCGTAACGTGTTGATAAAAAAGTAGAGATGTGCGTCTGCGGCGCTTGCTGCCTCGGGCGACCGGCCGGGGCAACCCAGGGCCCGTTCATGTCCTCGAAAGGTCCGTGCAGTAATAATAGGGTGTGCGGGAACTCGACGAACGGGTTGAGTCCAGGGGCACTTGCGCGGAGGCGCGGATGAGGTTGGTGCCTAAACGTCTGAAGGAGACACGATGAGAATACCGACAGGATCACGATTCGATTTCGCGATCCTGGCGCTGGCGATCTGCTCGGTCGTTTCGCCAGTCCTGGGGGACGAAGTCATTCTGGACTGGGATATCGACCTCGCCCAGTCCTCTCAAGAGGCACGGGTCGACGCCGCGGGCAACGTCTACTCGGTGACCGGCGTGAACCTGCTGAAGATCGACCTGGACGGAAACGTGCTGTGGACCAGGGCGCTTGATACCGTGGGCGGGTATGTCTACGTCGGCGGCCGCCTCGCCATTGACCCCGACGGCAACGTCCTCGTCATCGGCACGAACTGGCTGGTCGAGCCCAACGCACTGCTGACCTTGAAGTTCGACCCGGACGGCAACCTGCTG is part of the Acidobacteriota bacterium genome and encodes:
- a CDS encoding FG-GAP-like repeat-containing protein, which gives rise to HGGAGGFASIWFQWTAPMDGYLTVDTFGSNFDTVLAMYTGTAVDALTLVFANDDWGGPQSRMGDVPVTAGAIYHIAVDGWLGATGAVTLNVSFWDGTDTTPPQITIVTPGEGATYVLNGIVPANYACEDGALGSGVASCIGDVVVSEPIDTSTLGAHAFSVTATDVAGNSGTATANYTVSGTDTTPPVVTLSTPADGAVYAIGASITVAYDCVDEPLGTGIATCAGDLPDAAALDTSTLGSFTFSVSGTDNAGNVTTVTSSYTIIVSPANDNFASAVVLAGDTGTWNGTNVGATTESGEPDHVYLPTGASIWFRWTAQVDGYLTVDTFGSDFNTLLAMYTGASVDALTVVAENINAWPSLQSELLNVPVTAGTTYSIAVDGYFGEAGMVTLNWWFGEQFDFEPPVITLWDPDDGAVYPQGTPVWAGYSCYDPQPSTGLVSCAGPVPSGTLLDSSVPGSYSFTVTATDGAGNVATATVNYIIAANPPNDDFDDATILATEGTVSGTNVGATEVPTEPMHGGVLGGTSVWFRWTAPADGFLSADTMGSDFDTVLAIYSGATVDALTEIDSNDDAVGAQSAVHDAPVSAGVVYSIAITGAWGDTGNYTLNWTFLELNDVTPPLVTIASPAEGDLYFEGTSVDAVYYCTDEHLGSGIDTCIGDVENLAFIDTLTSGPKTFTVTGTDNWGNVTVETVNYTVLPFTNDDFANALPISGSGNLIAINVGATKEAGEPAHAGDPGGASVWFRWTAPRDAFLTVHTLLSPFDTTLAIYTGLSVDALTEVASNNDAVGQQSRVRDVPVTEGQTYHIVVDGVGGATGQIGLGWVEFTGPTFTEITPQTDPLWVTDLAHDFVLNAAAPADVDGDGDLDLAVIGYFVEYSVGVEERLVVFMNEGPDVDGNWFFTTQEVPLNGLFSNESDLAWGDFDGDGDPDLAVGAEGATELYLNDAGTLVPIATDLPGYQEDSNYSNAYDLRSLSWADYDNDADLDLLIPSIFDPAISVFRTALMRNDGPDGAGGWLFTEVASQLDGTVHAQTAWADHDGDGDLDLFMANMDNLLGNGFVRTYRNDNGVFTSAEPLGNLSITYGMGDWSDYDGDGDLDILVVGLVLDIDGQYKTLLRIFKNEAGVYQPHTIVYSSFFPWLDLSAATWADYDNDGDVDILLTGQVIGPENLEGKSEVYVNDGGEFVPLARELPAPLDSSGDGGAFTWFDVDGDGDLDYFVAGAYWVPNGNNQIERQMHLYRNDSIEPNQPPSAPTGLNAVQDGNTVTVSWNVAQDDATTAQAITYDLEVYAQAQPTTEHGRLPEPGSISTATSWSLQGLTPGTYTWKVRAVDSAFNGSLTVESSFIVEDNADVDGDGVSAGGDNCPLVFNPNQADVDLDGVGDACDNCLASANLNQIDADGDGVGDICDCAPSDSAGGRPATIHGAFAEAMAGGATLFGWDPEPLADRYDLVRGTLSDPAVRVCATSQDPDPTDTEYVEVATPAAGEGWFYLVSGVDDQCGDRGPWGDGRADDVCP